A DNA window from Comamonas fluminis contains the following coding sequences:
- the cas6f gene encoding type I-F CRISPR-associated endoribonuclease Cas6/Csy4, with product MTTHYIDITLLPDPEFSHAHLLGALLSKLHRALVQCKASDIGVSFPQHVNAPLGKRTLGAVLRLHGSQAALQALMAEPWLKGMRDHVQVSDQAAVPADAQHRMVQRRQFKTNADRLRRRRMARKGETAEQATAAIPDTVERKPNLPFAQLRSSSTGQPFCLFVEHGALQSQAVAGDFNTYGLSLSATVPWF from the coding sequence ATGACCACGCATTACATCGACATCACCTTGTTGCCCGACCCGGAGTTCAGCCACGCTCATCTGCTGGGCGCGCTGCTGAGCAAGCTGCACCGGGCACTGGTGCAATGCAAAGCCAGTGACATTGGCGTGAGCTTTCCGCAGCATGTGAATGCCCCGCTGGGCAAGCGCACTTTGGGGGCTGTCCTGCGGTTGCATGGCTCGCAAGCGGCACTGCAGGCGCTGATGGCGGAGCCCTGGCTCAAAGGCATGCGCGACCACGTGCAGGTTTCTGACCAGGCCGCTGTGCCAGCGGATGCGCAACACCGCATGGTGCAGCGCCGCCAGTTCAAAACCAACGCCGACCGCCTGCGCCGCCGCCGCATGGCCCGCAAAGGCGAAACCGCTGAGCAAGCCACAGCCGCCATCCCTGACACGGTGGAACGCAAACCCAACCTGCCGTTTGCGCAACTGCGCAGCAGCAGCACCGGTCAGCCGTTTTGTCTGTTTGTAGAGCATGGTGCCCTCCAGTCGCAAGCTGTGGCGGGTGACTTCAACACCTACGGCCTGAGCCTGAGCGCGACAGTGCCCTGGTTTTGA
- the cas1f gene encoding type I-F CRISPR-associated endonuclease Cas1f, with product MQDIKSQDLKTILHSARANLYYLEHCRVLVNGGRVEYVTDAGKRSLYWNIPIANTTSILLGTGTSITQAAMRELAKAGVLVGFCGGGGTPLFSANEVDVEVAWLTPQSEYRPTEYLQAWVKFWFDDELRLEAAKQLQSLRLDRLLKEWSTRALREAGFNVDAARLQALVTQFKTLVAQAPDVTALLTDEARLTKALFKLAVDATGYGDFTRAKRGSGTDSANRFLDHGNYLAYGLGATATWVLGLPHGLAVLHGKTRRGGLVFDAADLVKDAAILPQAFLSAMRGDDEQAFRRNCIAALTRSESLDFIIDSLKAIATDTSRLAQQASADKAGTA from the coding sequence TTGCAAGACATCAAAAGTCAGGATCTCAAAACCATCCTTCATTCAGCACGTGCAAACCTGTACTACTTGGAGCACTGCCGCGTACTCGTCAACGGTGGCCGCGTTGAATATGTGACCGATGCCGGCAAGCGCAGCCTGTACTGGAACATCCCCATCGCCAACACCACCAGCATTTTGCTGGGCACGGGCACTTCCATCACGCAGGCGGCCATGCGTGAGCTGGCCAAGGCGGGTGTACTGGTCGGCTTTTGCGGTGGCGGCGGCACGCCCTTGTTCAGCGCCAATGAGGTGGATGTGGAGGTCGCGTGGCTCACGCCGCAAAGCGAGTACCGGCCCACCGAATATCTGCAAGCCTGGGTGAAGTTCTGGTTTGACGATGAGCTTCGATTAGAGGCCGCCAAGCAGTTGCAAAGCCTGCGTCTGGATCGATTGCTCAAAGAATGGAGCACCCGGGCGCTGCGTGAAGCGGGCTTTAACGTGGATGCGGCGCGGCTGCAGGCGCTGGTCACGCAGTTCAAAACCCTGGTGGCGCAAGCACCCGATGTCACGGCCTTGCTGACCGATGAAGCACGCTTGACCAAGGCGCTGTTCAAGCTGGCGGTGGATGCCACGGGCTATGGCGACTTCACCCGCGCCAAGCGCGGCTCGGGCACGGACAGCGCCAATCGCTTTCTCGATCATGGCAACTACCTGGCCTACGGGCTGGGCGCCACGGCCACCTGGGTGCTGGGCCTGCCGCATGGGCTGGCGGTGCTGCATGGCAAGACGCGGCGCGGTGGCCTGGTGTTTGATGCGGCGGATTTGGTCAAAGACGCCGCCATCTTGCCGCAGGCATTTTTGTCGGCGATGCGGGGTGATGATGAGCAGGCGTTTCGGCGCAACTGTATTGCGGCACTCACGCGCAGCGAATCGCTGGACTTCATCATCGACAGCCTCAAGGCCATTGCGACCGACACCTCACGGCTGGCGCAGCAAGCCAGTGCGGACAAGGCAGGCACGGCATGA
- the cas3f gene encoding type I-F CRISPR-associated helicase Cas3f — protein sequence MNVLFVSQCSKRALTETRRILDQFAERRGERTWQTPITQAGLDTVRKLLRASARKNTAVACHWIRGRDHSELLWVVGDGRQFNAEGAVPTNTTASNVLRAEDEATWHHLPLITALAALAALLHDLGKATQAFQDRLRNPGLKERNHYRHEWVSVRVFQAFVGTDDDAGWLQRLAACADVGADGKAFEALWLDHANGRLLQDGLSDAGWSAAQKDAANPFVCLPPLAQAVVWLVLTHHRLPCLPNRQDATAPEGDETEDGRHIFKRFGSRPADVSARLLHGLLARINADWNEPREAASDAQKWAYWQFPHGLPVQELPWRKQAARYARKLLDLAPHYPQGAALHDPFAMHISRMCLMLADHHYSSIEDEARRKPYRNAAYPLHANTAKKDSRQRLMDGRKPPFFNQTLDEHLLGVQAHASLITHSLPTLARSLPALQNHKGLKKRNSNPRFQWQDKAADLAASVRSRAASQGAFIVNMASTGCGKTLGNARIMNALADPALGMRCAFAIGLRTLTLQTGRSFQHDLGLNDEQLAIKVGGAASRALFEYWEQQAEATGSASTQALLDEGGQVLFEGNDHHPLLERLTDDVQVRSLIAAPLLVCTVDHLTPATESLRGGRQIAPMLRLLTGDLVLDEPDDFDMADLPALTRLVHWAGLLGSRVLLSSATLPPALVEGLFRAYRAGRAVFQKHRSDRPHEPIQVCCLWVDEFNRTAVDCAKASDFAATHQNFVAQRNTELSKAQARRLATIVPLPEALQAVGLDKAQRRNGLAQFMLQRAWGLHQASQNHSIDPVSGKRVSFGLIRMANIAPLFDVARAMYAQGAPAPDVRIHLCVYHSQFPLLARSVIEQQLDTVLNRRGADDGADPVFQQPSIRALMDAHPEPDQLFIVLGSPVTEVGRDHDYDWAVVEPSSMRSLIQLAGRVRRHRVAEVQVVNVEVLDTNLRALDQPGKAAYCQPGFEMERMAAGGTDAATHFHLESHSLGKLLARQLKEWGGAQWPVDARPRVARTTGKLSPSRNWVDLEHARMRDTMLPREADSTVTTAVKRAACLSWYEGDEEGTEGTTQSLWLTGVLPQYQRFRDDPQPRVDVVLLPDEDETQLRLHRVVDGERRGEQLYVCIDESLRTTIPDAQLRPSPQHGVQPWVQVDLLQALQQLAEARDLSLQDCAKRYATASLPESTGGWLWHEALGFAKAVG from the coding sequence ATGAACGTGCTGTTTGTCTCCCAATGCAGCAAGCGCGCGTTGACAGAAACCCGGCGCATCCTCGACCAGTTTGCCGAGCGCCGGGGCGAGCGCACCTGGCAAACGCCCATCACCCAGGCCGGGCTGGACACGGTGCGCAAACTGCTGCGCGCCAGCGCCCGCAAGAACACCGCCGTGGCCTGCCACTGGATTCGCGGGCGCGACCATAGCGAGCTGCTGTGGGTGGTGGGCGATGGCCGCCAGTTCAATGCCGAAGGTGCGGTGCCCACCAACACCACGGCCAGCAATGTGCTGCGGGCCGAGGATGAAGCCACCTGGCACCATCTGCCGCTGATCACTGCCTTGGCGGCCCTCGCCGCGCTGCTGCACGACCTGGGCAAGGCCACGCAGGCGTTTCAAGACCGGCTGCGCAACCCTGGCTTGAAAGAACGCAACCACTATCGGCATGAATGGGTGTCGGTGCGCGTGTTTCAGGCATTTGTGGGCACGGATGACGATGCGGGTTGGTTGCAGCGCCTGGCGGCTTGCGCTGATGTGGGCGCGGACGGCAAGGCCTTTGAAGCCCTGTGGCTGGACCACGCCAACGGGCGCTTGCTGCAAGACGGCTTGAGTGATGCGGGCTGGAGCGCCGCGCAAAAAGACGCTGCCAACCCCTTTGTCTGCCTGCCGCCCTTGGCGCAGGCCGTGGTCTGGCTGGTGCTGACGCACCACCGCTTGCCTTGTTTACCCAATCGGCAGGACGCCACCGCACCAGAGGGCGACGAGACGGAAGACGGGCGGCACATCTTCAAGCGCTTTGGTTCGCGCCCAGCCGATGTGTCTGCGCGCCTGCTCCACGGCTTGCTGGCGCGCATCAATGCCGACTGGAATGAACCGCGTGAGGCGGCGAGTGATGCGCAAAAGTGGGCGTACTGGCAGTTTCCCCACGGCCTGCCCGTGCAAGAGCTGCCGTGGCGCAAACAAGCCGCCCGCTATGCGCGCAAGCTGCTCGATCTGGCGCCGCATTACCCGCAGGGGGCCGCGCTGCACGACCCCTTCGCCATGCACATCAGCCGCATGTGCCTGATGCTGGCCGACCACCATTACTCCAGCATCGAAGACGAGGCGCGGCGCAAGCCCTATCGCAATGCCGCGTATCCGCTGCATGCCAATACTGCCAAAAAAGATAGCAGGCAGCGCTTGATGGACGGGCGCAAGCCGCCATTTTTCAATCAAACACTGGACGAGCACCTGCTGGGCGTGCAAGCCCACGCCAGCCTCATCACGCACTCGCTGCCCACGCTGGCGCGCAGCCTGCCTGCGCTGCAAAACCACAAGGGGCTCAAAAAGCGCAACAGCAACCCGCGCTTTCAGTGGCAAGACAAAGCGGCCGACCTGGCGGCCAGCGTGCGCAGCCGTGCTGCCAGCCAGGGTGCGTTCATCGTCAACATGGCGTCCACCGGTTGCGGCAAAACGCTGGGCAATGCCCGCATCATGAACGCTCTGGCCGACCCGGCGCTGGGCATGCGCTGCGCCTTTGCCATTGGCCTGCGCACGCTCACCTTGCAGACCGGGCGCAGCTTTCAGCACGACCTGGGGCTGAACGACGAGCAACTGGCCATCAAAGTGGGCGGTGCCGCCAGCCGCGCCTTGTTTGAATACTGGGAGCAGCAGGCCGAGGCCACAGGCTCCGCCTCTACCCAGGCCTTGCTGGACGAGGGCGGCCAGGTGCTGTTTGAAGGCAATGACCACCACCCCTTGCTGGAGCGCCTGACCGACGACGTCCAGGTGCGCAGCCTGATCGCTGCGCCGCTGCTGGTCTGCACCGTGGACCACCTGACCCCCGCCACCGAAAGCCTGCGCGGCGGCCGCCAGATTGCGCCCATGCTGCGCCTGCTGACGGGCGACCTGGTGCTGGACGAGCCCGATGACTTTGACATGGCTGACCTGCCTGCACTCACCCGCCTGGTGCACTGGGCCGGCTTGCTGGGCAGCCGTGTGCTGCTGTCATCGGCCACCTTGCCGCCGGCGTTGGTGGAGGGACTGTTTCGTGCCTACCGGGCGGGGCGTGCGGTGTTTCAAAAACACCGCAGCGACAGGCCGCACGAGCCCATTCAAGTCTGCTGCCTGTGGGTGGATGAGTTCAACCGCACCGCAGTGGACTGCGCCAAGGCCAGCGACTTTGCCGCTACCCACCAGAACTTTGTGGCGCAGCGCAATACAGAACTGAGCAAGGCACAGGCCCGGCGGCTGGCCACCATCGTCCCCTTGCCCGAAGCGTTACAGGCCGTGGGCTTGGACAAGGCACAGCGCCGCAATGGTTTGGCGCAATTCATGCTCCAGCGCGCATGGGGTCTGCATCAAGCATCTCAAAACCATAGCATTGATCCGGTCAGCGGCAAGCGCGTGAGCTTTGGCCTGATCCGCATGGCCAATATCGCGCCGCTGTTTGACGTGGCACGCGCCATGTATGCGCAGGGCGCACCTGCGCCCGATGTGCGCATCCACCTGTGCGTCTACCACTCGCAGTTCCCGCTGCTGGCGCGCTCGGTGATCGAGCAGCAGCTCGATACCGTGCTCAACCGCCGTGGTGCAGACGATGGCGCTGACCCAGTGTTTCAGCAGCCCAGCATTCGTGCGCTGATGGATGCGCACCCCGAGCCAGACCAATTGTTCATCGTGCTCGGCTCTCCCGTCACCGAGGTGGGCCGGGACCATGACTACGACTGGGCAGTGGTCGAGCCGTCTTCCATGCGCTCGCTGATTCAGCTGGCCGGGCGCGTGCGGCGGCATCGCGTGGCTGAGGTTCAAGTCGTCAACGTGGAAGTGCTGGACACCAACCTGCGCGCGCTGGATCAGCCGGGTAAGGCCGCTTATTGCCAGCCAGGTTTTGAGATGGAACGCATGGCGGCAGGTGGCACCGATGCGGCCACGCATTTCCATCTGGAATCCCATAGCCTGGGCAAACTGCTGGCGCGCCAGCTCAAAGAATGGGGTGGTGCGCAGTGGCCCGTTGACGCACGCCCCCGCGTGGCACGTACCACCGGAAAGCTCAGCCCCAGCCGCAACTGGGTGGACTTGGAGCACGCCCGCATGCGCGACACCATGTTGCCCCGCGAAGCCGACAGCACCGTGACGACGGCCGTCAAACGCGCTGCCTGCCTGTCTTGGTACGAAGGCGATGAAGAAGGCACCGAGGGAACAACGCAGAGCCTGTGGCTGACCGGTGTGCTGCCCCAATACCAGCGCTTTCGCGACGACCCGCAACCGCGTGTGGATGTGGTGCTGCTGCCTGATGAAGACGAAACGCAGCTGCGGCTGCACCGTGTGGTGGATGGCGAGCGGCGCGGTGAGCAGCTCTATGTCTGCATCGACGAATCCCTGCGCACCACCATCCCCGATGCGCAATTGCGCCCCAGCCCGCAGCACGGCGTGCAGCCTTGGGTGCAGGTGGATTTGCTGCAAGCGTTGCAGCAGTTGGCCGAGGCACGAGACCTGTCTTTGCAAGACTGCGCCAAGCGCTACGCCACAGCCAGCCTGCCGGAGAGTACCGGAGGCTGGTTGTGGCATGAGGCTTTGGGGTTTGCCAAAGCTGTCGGATGA
- the csy1 gene encoding type I-F CRISPR-associated protein Csy1 → MAEAEENATYDSFKAAARAFIQSRLQAKLDKVSDEDPKRQELLAQHEPAVWLEDAARRVQQIQAVTHSLKPIHPDARGTNLYVEPAQQPPLAELGSHALGADFAGDVVGNAAALDVYKFLKLQVGGQSLLSALLANDVAALQALHDDPVQAKVLRDAFVSLTEPRAGGPSSHGRAKQMYWLAGNDATDDGQYELLAPLYATSLAHAVYGEIQEHRFGEANKAARTARRERKAHDGVFHDYPGLAAQKMGGTKPQNISQLNSERGGVNYLLSSLPPAWTPSAVRLPVHAESVFDRMFIARPEVHRTVRALRKFLAEADAQNKATRDTRKAYTDALLDELVAFANELQQLVQPGWSKDDERFQGLNYMQKLWLDPLRAELPEEARFASDWLYMDWPAEVGKSFGAWLNKALGEQFGDVEAREWRKELLTDEDGFKQQLRDLRDKLDGLNGGAA, encoded by the coding sequence ATGGCAGAAGCCGAAGAGAACGCGACGTATGACAGCTTCAAAGCTGCTGCTCGTGCCTTTATTCAGTCTCGCTTGCAAGCCAAGCTGGACAAGGTGAGTGACGAAGATCCCAAGCGGCAGGAGTTGTTGGCGCAGCATGAACCCGCGGTGTGGCTCGAAGACGCAGCCCGACGTGTGCAGCAAATTCAGGCCGTCACGCATTCCCTCAAACCCATTCACCCGGATGCACGCGGCACCAACCTGTATGTGGAGCCAGCGCAGCAGCCCCCGCTTGCAGAACTGGGCAGCCATGCACTAGGAGCCGACTTTGCTGGCGATGTGGTGGGCAATGCCGCTGCGCTGGATGTGTACAAATTCCTCAAGCTGCAGGTGGGTGGGCAAAGCCTGCTCTCGGCCTTGCTGGCCAACGACGTTGCTGCACTGCAGGCTTTGCATGACGATCCGGTGCAAGCCAAGGTCTTGCGTGATGCGTTTGTGTCGCTGACCGAGCCACGCGCTGGAGGCCCCAGCAGCCATGGCCGCGCCAAGCAGATGTATTGGCTGGCGGGAAACGATGCGACCGACGATGGCCAGTACGAATTACTGGCGCCGCTCTATGCGACATCATTGGCCCATGCCGTCTATGGCGAGATTCAGGAGCACCGCTTTGGTGAGGCCAACAAGGCTGCGCGTACGGCTCGCCGTGAGCGCAAAGCTCACGATGGTGTGTTCCATGACTATCCGGGTCTGGCTGCGCAAAAGATGGGTGGGACGAAACCCCAAAACATCAGTCAGTTGAATAGCGAGCGGGGTGGGGTGAATTATTTGCTGTCGTCCTTGCCGCCGGCTTGGACACCCAGCGCCGTGCGCCTGCCGGTACATGCGGAATCGGTGTTTGACCGCATGTTCATCGCCCGGCCTGAGGTGCACCGCACAGTGCGGGCATTGCGCAAGTTCTTGGCCGAGGCGGATGCCCAGAACAAGGCCACCCGCGATACACGAAAAGCCTACACCGATGCCTTGCTGGACGAACTGGTGGCGTTTGCCAATGAACTGCAGCAGCTGGTGCAACCGGGCTGGAGCAAAGACGATGAGCGCTTTCAGGGCCTGAACTACATGCAAAAACTGTGGCTCGACCCATTGCGTGCCGAGCTGCCAGAAGAGGCGCGGTTTGCAAGCGACTGGCTGTATATGGACTGGCCTGCCGAGGTGGGCAAGAGCTTTGGCGCTTGGCTGAACAAGGCGCTGGGCGAGCAGTTTGGCGATGTGGAAGCACGGGAGTGGCGCAAGGAGCTGTTGACCGACGAAGACGGCTTCAAGCAGCAACTGCGTGATTTGCGCGACAAGCTGGATGGTCTCAATGGAGGTGCCGCATGA
- the xth gene encoding exodeoxyribonuclease III: MKIATWNVNSLSVRLPQVLDWLQANPVDALGLQELKLTDDKFPHMAFEEAGYTAVSHGQKTYNGVAWITRTAARDVVRNIPGFEDEQARIIASTIDSPSGEIRLINGYFVNGQEPGSEKFAYKMRWLDALHDWVQQEMAKHPRLVLVGDFNVAPEDRDSYDPAGLKDTIHHTVEEREHFRGLLQLGLTDAFRMFEQPEKSFSWWDYRMLGFQKNRGLRIDHILVSDALKPAVSACVVDRQPRKNKQPSDHTPVVVTLG, encoded by the coding sequence ATGAAGATAGCCACCTGGAACGTAAATTCCCTGTCCGTGCGCCTGCCGCAGGTGCTGGACTGGCTTCAGGCCAATCCCGTTGATGCGCTGGGCTTGCAAGAACTCAAACTGACGGACGATAAGTTTCCACACATGGCTTTTGAGGAAGCGGGCTACACCGCCGTTAGCCATGGCCAGAAGACCTATAACGGCGTGGCTTGGATTACACGCACTGCGGCGCGCGATGTGGTGCGCAATATTCCCGGTTTTGAAGATGAGCAGGCACGCATTATTGCCAGCACGATTGACAGCCCTTCGGGCGAGATTCGTCTCATCAATGGCTATTTCGTCAATGGCCAAGAACCCGGCTCTGAAAAATTTGCCTACAAGATGCGCTGGCTGGATGCCCTGCACGACTGGGTCCAGCAGGAGATGGCAAAGCACCCCCGGCTGGTGCTGGTCGGCGACTTCAATGTGGCCCCGGAAGACCGAGATTCCTATGACCCAGCAGGCCTGAAAGACACGATCCATCACACGGTTGAGGAGCGCGAACATTTTCGGGGGCTGCTGCAGCTGGGGCTGACGGATGCTTTTCGCATGTTCGAGCAGCCCGAGAAAAGCTTTTCCTGGTGGGATTACCGCATGCTGGGTTTTCAGAAAAATCGAGGTCTGCGCATTGACCACATTCTGGTCAGCGATGCATTAAAGCCTGCTGTCAGTGCATGCGTGGTTGATCGTCAGCCCCGTAAAAACAAGCAGCCCAGCGATCACACACCGGTCGTGGTCACGCTAGGCTGA
- the csy2 gene encoding type I-F CRISPR-associated protein Csy2, protein MSQLQPQAILVLPQLRVQNANAISSPLTHGFPSITAITGLMWALQRKLAQAQIPLQLLSVGVVCHHHQEQVSQGFVRTFNLTRNPVDKDGSTAAIVEEGRMHLQLSLVFAVAEQLAPGTPSAMVQGAEDRMADWAAQVGDIAATMRVAGGSLLPSRPMPGKKVRPWMALLPEDATARADAFRQWRRSWLPGFALVGRDDLLADRLQHLQKADASATLLDAWLHASRFNHQVLPEPDGKPAADGRVRWGDLLRPKGSGWTVPIPVGYVALTPRHEAGAVANARDMATPLRFVESVYSMGEWISPHRLRDVSELLWRAEVDEAKGLYRCRNDYQPQAALAADGTQDDDGDEEDDGYVDD, encoded by the coding sequence ATGAGCCAGCTCCAACCTCAAGCTATTTTGGTGCTGCCGCAATTGCGTGTGCAAAACGCCAATGCCATTTCCAGCCCGCTCACGCATGGCTTCCCGTCTATCACAGCCATCACCGGGCTGATGTGGGCGCTGCAGCGCAAACTGGCACAGGCGCAGATTCCGCTGCAATTGCTGAGTGTGGGCGTGGTTTGCCACCACCACCAAGAGCAGGTGAGCCAGGGCTTTGTGCGTACCTTCAACCTGACGCGCAACCCCGTGGACAAGGACGGCAGCACGGCTGCGATTGTGGAAGAAGGGCGCATGCATTTGCAGCTGTCGCTGGTGTTTGCCGTGGCAGAACAGCTGGCACCGGGCACGCCCAGCGCCATGGTGCAGGGCGCAGAAGATCGCATGGCTGATTGGGCGGCGCAGGTGGGCGATATTGCGGCCACCATGCGTGTGGCAGGCGGCAGCTTGCTGCCATCGCGGCCCATGCCGGGCAAGAAGGTCAGGCCCTGGATGGCCTTGCTGCCAGAAGATGCGACGGCACGGGCGGATGCGTTTCGTCAGTGGCGCCGTAGCTGGCTGCCAGGCTTTGCCTTGGTCGGGCGAGACGATTTGCTGGCCGATCGACTGCAGCATCTGCAAAAGGCGGATGCATCTGCCACCTTGCTGGATGCCTGGCTGCATGCATCGCGCTTTAACCACCAGGTGTTGCCAGAGCCGGATGGCAAGCCAGCGGCGGACGGCCGCGTGCGCTGGGGCGACCTGCTGCGGCCCAAGGGCAGCGGCTGGACCGTGCCCATCCCCGTGGGCTACGTCGCGCTGACCCCGCGCCATGAGGCCGGAGCCGTGGCCAATGCCCGCGATATGGCGACGCCGCTGCGCTTTGTGGAGTCGGTGTACTCCATGGGCGAATGGATCAGCCCACACCGTCTGCGTGATGTGAGTGAGCTTCTATGGCGCGCGGAAGTGGATGAAGCCAAAGGCTTGTACCGCTGCCGTAACGACTACCAGCCGCAGGCAGCGCTGGCTGCAGATGGCACCCAGGACGATGACGGGGATGAGGAAGACGACGGCTATGTCGATGACTAG
- the csy3 gene encoding type I-F CRISPR-associated protein Csy3 yields the protein MSNTLKTASVLAFERKLDPSDAIFRAGRWEARDASASWAPVAIKPKSVRGTISNRLKAKDQDPAKLDAAIENPNLQTVDVAALPADADTLKVQFTLRVLAGAGTPSACNSAEYQAKLLQTVQGYVQQHGFGELANRYAANLANGRFLWRNRQGAEDVQVEVALLKDGKAEKTWSFEALALNLRTLDAINPEVKALGAVIAEGLAGKRHVLLQVTAFVRAGAGQEVFPSQELILDKGSNGKSKTLYDVDGVAAMHSQKIGNAIRTIDTWYEGAGELGPIAVEPYGSVTTQGKAYRQPKQKQDFYTLLDNWLLKDQVPAAEQQHFVMAVLIRGGVFGDAS from the coding sequence ATGTCGAATACTCTGAAAACCGCATCCGTCCTGGCTTTTGAACGCAAGCTGGACCCGTCTGACGCCATTTTTCGCGCAGGCCGTTGGGAGGCGCGCGACGCATCTGCCAGCTGGGCGCCTGTGGCCATCAAGCCCAAATCCGTGCGCGGCACCATCAGCAACCGCTTGAAGGCCAAGGACCAAGACCCGGCCAAGCTGGACGCCGCCATTGAGAACCCCAACCTGCAAACCGTCGATGTGGCCGCGCTGCCAGCCGACGCAGACACCCTGAAAGTGCAATTCACCCTGCGCGTACTGGCAGGTGCTGGTACACCATCGGCCTGCAACAGCGCCGAGTACCAGGCCAAGTTGCTTCAAACCGTGCAGGGCTATGTGCAGCAGCATGGTTTTGGCGAGCTGGCCAACCGCTATGCCGCCAACCTGGCCAATGGCCGCTTTTTGTGGCGCAACCGTCAGGGGGCGGAAGACGTGCAGGTGGAAGTTGCGCTGCTAAAAGACGGAAAGGCCGAAAAAACCTGGTCTTTTGAGGCGCTTGCGTTGAATCTGCGTACGCTGGATGCTATCAATCCAGAAGTCAAAGCGCTGGGTGCAGTGATTGCCGAAGGCCTGGCGGGCAAGCGCCATGTGCTGCTGCAAGTTACCGCCTTTGTGCGTGCCGGTGCAGGGCAAGAGGTGTTCCCGTCGCAGGAGCTGATTCTGGACAAGGGCAGCAATGGCAAGAGCAAGACGCTGTATGACGTGGATGGCGTGGCGGCCATGCACTCGCAAAAAATCGGTAACGCCATTCGCACCATCGATACCTGGTACGAGGGCGCTGGCGAGCTGGGCCCGATTGCGGTCGAGCCCTATGGCTCCGTCACCACACAGGGCAAAGCCTATCGCCAGCCCAAGCAAAAGCAGGACTTCTACACGCTGCTGGACAACTGGTTGCTGAAAGACCAGGTGCCCGCCGCAGAGCAGCAGCACTTTGTGATGGCCGTGCTGATCCGCGGCGGCGTGTTTGGTGATGCCAGCTGA